The following proteins are encoded in a genomic region of Emys orbicularis isolate rEmyOrb1 chromosome 19, rEmyOrb1.hap1, whole genome shotgun sequence:
- the LOC135891612 gene encoding adhesion G protein-coupled receptor E3-like gives MKQLISHLLGFCWLVCFKGTQCFTSDADMCQYSTTCPSFATCENITTGYHCTCKPGFISSSLEEHFTDPTVKCVVDRCQNSSTCPVFATCKNVLWGYHCTCKRGFASTSGEQNFTDPKVKCVDVNECSQDPPVCGPHNKCNNTRGSFTCQCSPGYSSASGTSWKPGDSHTLNCTENLLSCQPRILHGDDFKSLCGNSTQHGNQQSNPLCTFLNQTSKSLESACGNGNQSVPLKEVSTSIDLLFNATAQQTNGSKKDVALVAKMFLQSVESAALVAALTSPGNETQTITGDTMTIAALRVTDNCSRAGKMIELNADNELMSIDCTTVVGASEAGSGVVAFISYATLESILNNNFIDQKNLTGDDNLVSITLNSKVVSGTIGKPGPLSKPFYVTLEHKQRKEMEDKIICVFWKLTGTWSTEGCTLLHANSTHTTCTCNHLSSFAILMASHAIKESYPLTIITYVGLTLSLLCLFLAILTFLLCRSIRNVSTSLHLQLCLCLFLADLLFLTAVDSVTNKVACAVIAGLLHFLFLACFTWMFLEGLHLFLTVRNLKVVNYTSAGQFKKRFMYPFGYGFPGLVVAISAAVNHKGYGTSEHCWLTIEGGFVWSFLGPVCLIIVMNLAFFITTLWLLRDKISSLNTDVSTLKNTRLLTFKAIAQLFILGCTWSLGLLQVGPAGTVLAYLFTIVNSLQGAFIFLVHCLLNQQVREEYKRWIRRIEKTRTKSQTSGLSMSAVPTTTGTEWEKSS, from the exons ATGAAGCAGCTCATCTCCCACCTTCTGG GCTTTTGCTGGCTCGTCTGCTTCAAGGGGACTCAATGTTTCACCAGTGATG CTGACATGTGTCAGTATTCGACTACTTGTCCTTCTTTTGCAACCTGTGAAAACATCACCACGGGCTACCACTGCACCTGCAAACCTGGGTTTATATCTAGTTCTTTGGAGGAACACTTCACTGATCCAACAGTGAAGTGCGTTG TTGACAGGTGTCAGAATTCGTCTACTTGTCCTGTTTTTGCAACCTGTAAAAACGTTCTTTGGGGCTACCACTGCACCTGCAAACGTGGGTTTGCATCTACTTCTGGGGAGCAAAACTTCACTGATCCAAAAGTGAAATGTGTCG ATGTTAATGAATGTTCTCAGGACCCACCAGTCTGTGGCCCTCACAACAAATGCAACAACACCCGAGGGAGTTTCACCTGCCAATGTTCTCCAGGTTATTCTTCTGCCAGTGGGACCTCTTGGAAACCTGGtgactcccacaccttgaactgCACAG AAAATCTCCTCAGCTGCCAGCCCAGGATTCTGCACGGAGATGATTTCAAAAGCCTGTGCGGCAACAGCACCCAGCAC GGAAACCAGCAAAGCAACCCATTGTGCACCTTCTTGAATCAGACCTCAAAGAGCCTGGAATCTGCATGTGGCAATGGAAACCAGTCAGTACCGCTGAAG GAAGTCTCCACCTCTATCGATTTGCTTTTCAATGCCACTGCCCAGCAGACTAATGGGAGCAAGAAGGACGTTGCATTGGTAGCCAAAATGTTTCTGCAGAGCGTAGAATCAGCCGCTTTGGTAGCTGCTCTGACAAGCCCCGGGAACGAGACGCAGACTATCACGGGAGACACGATGa CCATCGCAGCCCTGCGGGTTACGGATAACTGCAGTCGGGCAGGGAAGATGATCGAACTGAACGCTGACAACGAGTTGATGAGCATTGACTGCACGACAGTGGTTGGCGCCAGCGAAGCAG GCTCCGGAGTCGTTGCCTTCATATCGTATGCCACTCTCGAGTCCATCCTGAACAATAACTTTATTGACCAGAAAAACCTGACAGGGGATGACAACCTGGTTAGCATTACGCTGAATTCCAAGGTAGTGAGTGGGACCATTGGGAAACCCGGACCCCTCTCCAAACCTTTCTACGTCACCCTGGAGCATAAACAG agaaaggaaatggaAGACAAGATTATCTGTGTTTTCTGGAAGCTCACTGGCACCTGGTCTACTGAGGGCTGCACTCTTCTCCATGCGAACAGCACTCACACCACCTGCACCTGTAATCACCTGTCCAGCTTTGCCATCCTGATGGCTTCACATGCTATCAAG GAGAGTTACCCACTGACCATCATCACCTACGTGGGACTGACCCTCTCCCTGCTGTGCCTCTTCCTCGCCATCCTCACCTTCCTCCTGTGCCGCTCCATCCGCAACGTCAGCACctccctccacctgcagctctgtctctgcctcttcctggccGACCTGCTCTTCCTCACCGCGGTGGACAGTGTCACCAATAAG GTGGCGTGTGCTGTCATTGCTGGCCTCCTACACTTCCTCTTCCTGGCCTGTTTCACCTGGATGTTCCTAGAAGGGCTGCACCTCTTCCTCACCGTCAGGAACCTGAAGGTCGTGAATTACACCAGCGCCGGCCAGTTCAAGAAGAGATTCATGTACCCGTTCGGCTACGGATTCCCAGGCCTGGTGGTGGCTATTTCTGCAGCGGTGAATCACAAAGGCTACGGAACTTCCGAACA CTGCTGGCTCACAATAGAGGGAGGCTTTGTCTGGAGTTTCCTTGGACCGGTCTGCCTTATTATTGTG ATGAATTTAGCATTTTTTATCACAACCCTCTGGCTCCTGAGAGACAAAATCTCCTCCCTCAATACAGATGTCTCCACCCTCAAAAACACAAG GTTACTGACATTTAAAGCCATCGCCCAGCTCTTCATTCTGGGCTGCACATGGAGCCTTGGTCTCCTCCAAGTCGGCCCAGCAGGCACGGTCCTTGCATATTTATTCACCATCGTCAACAGCCTGCAGGGAGCCTTCATCTTCCTGGTGCACTGTCTCCTCAATCAGCAG